In the Pungitius pungitius chromosome 5, fPunPun2.1, whole genome shotgun sequence genome, one interval contains:
- the LOC119225612 gene encoding transmembrane protein 132D translates to MSFNYQSRWILQIIFATITAVLTQDLSSKELTDSKSPVPFPVFLPVSYEVRDADYFFLKEAGQDFMRNSSMQSHTQPLVILRASRQPAVSASYGTMSTETLVPVDLVQSVQLFNAPKVFTFNWKIQAFVLTPRVFSSKPKVRVLFYVAGRDWGRGEGTQDELPCVTVYAFWQTQEVRGSCAMGGDRGTCMAELAPAPGWFSSGSEGTSRERQDPTTGNPVELYYQARPKVSGKCHSVDGGSRWSGSQQQQQEEEAEFSRPVTPMQRIGSVRLLQMPKGMATLSRLKLGNAIVIRTSSKPLKKTDIATFYILMASSAQLTNFTLRAAVKKEVTFRTATPSNSLLWDITLDMEADGAIAVICQRKAPIPGKRLDNSLLEVLQMDFGVEELSSPLDSQVIIWRLDLPSDSKNVTKTEGAMTIYTTQRDFVGLAPLVMDTEIMNTAVLTGKKVVMPVRTVAVEEDGVVTDVSDYMDCSSDDEDVLKVSDRCNYVFVNGKETKGKVKLVVNFTYSYLSAQLELNVWMPRLPLQIEVSDTELSQIKSWRVPILTSKRPGWNSEEDRKGKGCMLQFQHALVRVLTHFVAEQADPRDPKAYFLGSDWQVDVTRLVRYFTKVEDPRVARLQAGRVLSGRDLGTTNIQVFSPLSDAILAKTTIKVVDDKVTITGLGVQLVTGLSMTLQLSTGSNRAILATTSTQEFLQTPKQEALVSAWVQFSDGNQTPLDIYDPAFYRVAVTSLDPGVVSVQGPPPTVVAEGEGEGVLVRVEMSICESCQKSKRKSTVAVGNGSLKVKFQVNSRRSNGNYSSTVSLKDKGSDYGNGGDESGSERRQREPPNDPPPRSSTSDREESAMQKITTTIKSTERTFISSGSLGGVGKTSKSENQGSPTSMMNSPSDSSKAYGSDNMILEDMSSVSFTAKAPGNLVNYNFPNKVAVPGQEAEEVESGGEEMLANRPLTDLEIGMYALLGVFCLAILVFLINCISYVVKFRHKKPPSHGQEPTGHRHDWVWLGTDAELVMSVPGSPVQQDSQTATTVIDIGTDKTSSLPRRPSCLASVTDSPLSCVGSLRSKPMPTESLHSPTSKRKRVQFTTFSSLERQHSQYLPPRENGYGIHWVGKQDSCEEEPQVPVPEVGGES, encoded by the exons ATTTGAGCAGCAAGGAGCTGACAGACAGTAAGAGCCCCGTGCCTTTCCCCGTCTTCTTACCGGTCAGCTACGAGGTGAGAGATGCCGACTACTTCTTTCTGAAGGAGGCCGGGCAGGACTTCATGAGGAACTCCAGCATGCAGAGTCACACGCAACCCTTGGTTATCTTGAGAGCCAGCCGGCAGCCGGCGGTCAGCGCCAGCTACGGCACCATGTCCACAGAGACACTGGTGCCCGTGGATCTGGTCCAGTCTGTCCAGCTTTTCAACGCTCCAAAGGTCTTTACCTTTAACTGGAAAATCCAGGCCTTTGTGCTGACGCCTCGGGTTTTCTCGTCGAAGCCCAAAGTCCGGGTGCTCTTCTACGTTGCGGGGAGGGACTGGGGCAGGGGGGAAGGAACCCAGGATGAGCTGCCGTGTGTGACAGTGTACGCTTTCTGGCAGACCCAGGAGGTGAGGGGGTCCTGCGCCATGGGAGGCGACAGGGGAACCTGCATGGCCGAGCTGGCTCCCGCACCTGGCTGGTTTTCCTCGGGGTCAGAGGGCACCAGCAGGGAGAGGCAGGACCCGACTACTGGGAACCCCGTGGAGCTGTACTACCAGGCGCGGCCCAAAGTCAGCGGGAAGTGCCATTCCGTCGACGGCGGAAGCCGCTGGAGCggctcgcagcagcagcagcaggaggaggaggcggagtttTCTCGTCCCGTGACGCCCATGCAGAGGATCGGCAGCGTGCGTCTCCTGCAGATGCCCAAAGGAATGGCGACCCTCTCTCGCCTGAAGCTCGGCAATGCCATCGTCATACGGACATCCTCCAAACCGCTGAAGAAGACTGACATCGCCACCTTCTACATACTCATGGCCAGCTCCGCCCAGCTGACCAACTTCACTCTCAG AGCGGCAGTAAAGAAGGAAGTGACCTTTCGAACAGCAACACCCAGTAATTCTTTACTGTGGGACATCACTCTGGATATGGAAGCAGATGGAGCCATTGCTGTCATTTGTCAGAGGAAAGCTCCCATACCTGGGAAAAG GCTCGACAACAGTCTGCTGGAGGTGCTTCAGATGGACTTTGGGGTGGAGGAGCTGAGCAGTCCTCTCGACAGTCAGGTGATCATATGGAGGCTGGACCTACCATCTGATTCCAAAAATGTAACCAAGACTGAAGGAGCCATGACAATCTATACTACTCAGAGAGACTTTGTTGGCCTGGCCCCTCTTGTGATG GACACAGAGATCATGAACACGGCCGTTTTGACTGGAAAGAAAGTGGTGATGCCTGTGAGGACAGTGGCTGTAGAAGAGGACGGAGTGGTCACGGACGTTTCCGACTACATGGACTGCAGCTCTGATGACGAAGACGTACTCAAG GTGTCAGACAGGTGCAACTATGTTTTCGTGAATGGCAAAGAGACCAAAGGCAAGGTGAAGTTGGTGGTGAACTTTACCTACAGCTACCTGAGCGCTCAGCTCGAACTGAACGTATGGATGCCCCGACTGCCTCTCCAGATTGAGGTGTCAGACACCGAACTCAGCCAGATCAAAAGCTGGAGGGTACCCATACTAACCTCCAAAAG ACCTGGCTGGAACAGTGAAGAAGACAGGAAGGGAAAGGGCTGCATGCTTCAGTTTCAGCACGCCCTGGTGCGGGTGCTAACTCACTTCGTGGCAGAGCAGGCGGACCCTCGGGATCCTAAGGCTTATTTCCTGGGCTCCGATTGGCAGGTGGATGTCACGAGGCTGGTCCGATACTTCACGAAGGTGGAGGACCCTCGGGTGGCGAGGCTGCAGGCAGGAAGGGTGCTGTCAGGACGAGACCTGGGGACTACCAACATCCAG GTGTTTTCTCCACTGTCTGACGCAATCTTGGCTAAGACAACCATCAAAGTCGTGGATGATAAAGTGACTATCACAGGTCTGGGGGTCCAGCTGGTTACAGGCCTGTCCATGACTTTACAACTCAGTACCGGAAGCAATCGGGCCATCCTGGCTACCACAAGCACTCAGGAGTTTTTACAGACCCCGAAACAG GAAGCTTTGGTCAGTGCGTGGGTTCAATTCAGCGATGGCAACCAGACTCCTCTTGACATTTATGACCCTGCTTTCTATCGAGTGGCGGTGACATCTCTGGATCCGGGGGTGGTGTCAGTGCAGGGCCCCCCTCCCACCGTGGTTGCGGAGGGTGAGGGCGAGGGAGTCCTGGTCAGAGTGGAGATGTCCATCTGCGAGTCATGCCAGAAGTCCAAACGCAAAAGCACGGTTGCCGTGGGCAACGGTAGCCTGAAGGTCAAGTTTCAAGTGAACAGTCGGCGCTCGAACGGCAATTACAGCAGCACCGTTAGCCTCAAGGACAAGGGCAGTGACTATGGAAACGGTGGAGACGAGTCGGGCAgcgagaggaggcagagggagccGCCCAACGATCCTCCTCCGCGCAGCTCAACCTCCGACAGAGAGGAGAGCGCCATGCAGAAGATCAcaaccacaatcaaatcaaCGGAACGAACGTTCATCAGCAGCGGCAGCCTCGGAGGAGTGGGCAAGACCAGCAAGTCCGAGAACCAGGGTAGTCCTACCAGCATGATGAACAGCCCAAGTGACAGCAGCAAGGCGTACGGCTCCGACAATATGATATTGGAGGATATGAGCAGTGTGAGCTTTACCGCGAAGGCCCCCGGGAACCTTGTGAACTATAACTTCCCCAATAAGGTGGCGGTACCTGggcaggaggcagaggaggtagAAAGTGGCGGTGAAGAGATGTTGGCCAACAGGCCGCTCACAGACTTGGAGATCGGCATGTACGCTCTGCTGGGCGTCTTCTGCCTGGCCATCTTGGTTTTCCTGATTAATTGTATCTCATATGTAGTCAAGTTCAGGCACAAGAAGCCTCCATCTCATGGCCAGGAGCCCACGGGGCACAGGCACGACTGGGTGTGGCTGGGCACGGACGCCGAGCTGGTGATGAGCGTGCCAGGCAGTCCCGTCCAGCAAGACTCGCAGACCGCAACCACCGTCATAGACATTGGGACCGACAAAACGTCCTCGCTGCCCAGGAGGCCCAGTTGCCTGGCCTCCGTCACGGACTCGCCCCTCAGCTGCGTGGGCTCCCTGCGGAGCAAACCGATGCCCACAGAGTCCCTTCACTCGCCCACCAGCAAAAGAAAGAGAGTCCAGTTCACCACCTTCTCCTCTCTGGAGCGCCAACATTCGCAATATCTTCCACCCAGGGAGAACGGCTATGGCATCCACTGGGTGGGGAAGCAGGACAGTTGTGAGGAGGAACCCCAAGTGCCCGTGCCAGAGGTCGGGGGGGAGTCCTAA